Proteins from a genomic interval of Schistocerca serialis cubense isolate TAMUIC-IGC-003099 chromosome 11, iqSchSeri2.2, whole genome shotgun sequence:
- the LOC126427102 gene encoding poly [ADP-ribose] polymerase tankyrase-2-like isoform X4 — MASNRGSLVNAMSELLTRGTGADVTLCVRDGEIEAHSLILAARSPVFAAMLLQHDTEEAASGRVQIPDVEAATMRQLVRYVYTDEVPEGKESAAELLSAADKYGLLLLKEACEDRLLQNLCLENVAECAVLASQHCCSRLLGAAVEVISRDPTEARKTEGWREGVACCPQLMTQISELVEAKISAAKDVALKKWLHEAAERGNVDELPDILAQGVKINCRSENGYTALHKAAKGGDVLAVNWLLEAGADVSARNNWQQTPLHVAAGQGRQGVAMTLLFYGADIDAWDGSGQTALQVAAACGEASVVNLLLRLGADRSAAGYGMTPLQLAQAYNRKTVVGILSGIHPV; from the exons ATGGTGAAATAGAGGCGCACAGCTTAATACTCGCCGCCAGGAGCCCGGTCTTCGCAGCTATGTTACTGCAGCACGACACGGAGGAAGCTGCCAGTGGCCGTGTCCAGATACCGGACGTAGAGGCTGCCACTATGCGGCAGCTCGTCCGCTACGTGTACACGGACGAGGTGCCGGAGGGGAAAGAATCTGCGGCAGAGCTACTCTCGGCTGCAGACAAATACGGCCTCCTCCTGCTGAAGGAGGCTTGCGAGGACCGGTTGCTGCAGAATTTGTGTCTAGAAAATGTGGCGGAGTGTGCGGTGCTGGCTTCGCAGCACTGTTGCTCGCGCCTGCTCGGTGCCGCCGTCGAGGTGATCTCCCGGGACCCTACGGAGGCCCGCAAGACGGAGGGCTGGCGAGAGGGAGTGGCCTGCTGCCCGCAACTGATGACGCAAATCTCGGAGTTGGTTGAAGCGAAAATCAG tGCCGCAAAGGACGTCGCCTTGAAGAAGTGGCTGCACGAAGCTGCAGAACGTGGAAATGTGGACGAACTCCCAGACATACTGGCACAGGGAGTGAAAATAAACTGCCGGAGTGAGAACGGTTACACGGCACTTCACAAGGCGGCGAAGGGTGGCGACGTCTTGGCCGTAAACTGGCTGTTGGAGGCGGGTGCCGATGTCAGTGCACGGAATAACTGGCAGCAGACGCCCCTCCACGTAGCAGCGGGACAGGGCAGGCAGGGTGtcgcgatgaccttgctgttttacGGGGCAGACATAGACGCGTGGGATGGCAGCGGGCAGACGGCTCTGCAGGTTGCTGCCGCGTGTGGTGAAGCGTCCGTGGTCAACCTGTTGTTGCGGCTGGGAGCGGACCGATCTGCTGCCGGATACGGTATGACGCCTCTACAACTTGCCCAGGCGTACAACAGGAAGACTGTCGTCGGTATTCTGAGTGGGATTCATCCGGTGTGA
- the LOC126427102 gene encoding poly [ADP-ribose] polymerase tankyrase-2-like isoform X2: MASNRGSLVHAMSELLRGGTGADVTLCVRDGEIEAHSLILAARSPVFAAMLLQHDTEEAASGRVQIPDVEAATMRQLVRYVYTDEVPEGKESAAELLSAADKYGLLLLKEACEDRLLQNLCLENVAECAVLASQHCCSRLLGAAVEVISRDPTEARKTEGWREGVACCPQLMTQISELVEAKISAAKDVALKKWLHEAAERGNVDELPDILAQGVKINCRSENGYTALHKAAKGGDVLAVNWLLEAGADVSARNNWQQTPLHVAAGQGRQGVAMTLLFYGADIDAWDGSGQTALQVAAACGEASVVNLLLRLGADRSAAGYGMTPLQLAQAYNRKTVVGILSGIHPV; the protein is encoded by the exons ATGGCCAGTAACAGAGGCAGTTTGGTTCACGCTATGTCCGAGCTCCTGAGGGGGGGCACGGGTGCCGACGTTACGCTGTGTGTCCGAGATGGTGAAATAGAGGCGCACAGCTTAATACTCGCCGCCAGGAGCCCGGTCTTCGCAGCTATGTTACTGCAGCACGACACGGAGGAAGCTGCCAGTGGCCGTGTCCAGATACCGGACGTAGAGGCTGCCACTATGCGGCAGCTCGTCCGCTACGTGTACACGGACGAGGTGCCGGAGGGGAAAGAATCTGCGGCAGAGCTACTCTCGGCTGCAGACAAATACGGCCTCCTCCTGCTGAAGGAGGCTTGCGAGGACCGGTTGCTGCAGAATTTGTGTCTAGAAAATGTGGCGGAGTGTGCGGTGCTGGCTTCGCAGCACTGTTGCTCGCGCCTGCTCGGTGCCGCCGTCGAGGTGATCTCCCGGGACCCTACGGAGGCCCGCAAGACGGAGGGCTGGCGAGAGGGAGTGGCCTGCTGCCCGCAACTGATGACGCAAATCTCGGAGTTGGTTGAAGCGAAAATCAG tGCCGCAAAGGACGTCGCCTTGAAGAAGTGGCTGCACGAAGCTGCAGAACGTGGAAATGTGGACGAACTCCCAGACATACTGGCACAGGGAGTGAAAATAAACTGCCGGAGTGAGAACGGTTACACGGCACTTCACAAGGCGGCGAAGGGTGGCGACGTCTTGGCCGTAAACTGGCTGTTGGAGGCGGGTGCCGATGTCAGTGCACGGAATAACTGGCAGCAGACGCCCCTCCACGTAGCAGCGGGACAGGGCAGGCAGGGTGtcgcgatgaccttgctgttttacGGGGCAGACATAGACGCGTGGGATGGCAGCGGGCAGACGGCTCTGCAGGTTGCTGCCGCGTGTGGTGAAGCGTCCGTGGTCAACCTGTTGTTGCGGCTGGGAGCGGACCGATCTGCTGCCGGATACGGTATGACGCCTCTACAACTTGCCCAGGCGTACAACAGGAAGACTGTCGTCGGTATTCTGAGTGGGATTCATCCGGTGTGA